Proteins encoded by one window of Salvia splendens isolate huo1 chromosome 5, SspV2, whole genome shotgun sequence:
- the LOC121803007 gene encoding meiotic nuclear division protein 1 homolog: MSKKRGLSLEEKREKMLQIFYDSQDFFLLKELEKSGPKKGVIMQSVKDVVQSLVDDDLVFKDKIGTSVYFWSLPSCAGNQLRNIQKKFDADFQSSEKRYAELNEQCSVLKKGREESDEREKALAELKAIEKKYNELKDEISQYSDNDPATFEAMKQATEVALAAANRWTDNIFTLRQWCSKNFPQATEQLEQLYNEVGITDDFDYVELPPPVPVCSNRETERNV; the protein is encoded by the exons ATG TCAAAGAAAAGAGGGCTCTCTTTGGAGGAGAAACGTGAGAAAATGTTACAGATTTTCTATGACTCTCAGGACTTCTTCCTC CTGAAGGAACTCGAGAAATCAGGCCCCAAAAAGGGCGTGATTATGCAGTCAGTGAAAGATGTCGTCCAAAGTCTAGTAGACGACGACCTTGTTTTCAAAGACAAGATTGGAACATCT GTATACTTTTGGAGTCTTCCTAGCTGTGCTGGTAACCAG TTAAGAAATATACAGAAAAAGTTCGATGCTGATTTCCAGAGCAGTGAAAAACGATATGCAGAACTTAATGAACAGTGCAGTGTTTTGAAGAAGGGACGAGAGGAATCT GATGAAAGGGAGAAGGCTCTTGCTGAACTTAAAGCTATTGAGAAGAAATATAATGAGCTCAAG GATGAAATTTCACAGTACTCAGACAATGACCCAGCTACATTTGAGGCAATGA AGCAAGCCACTGAGGTAGCTCTTGCAGCGGCTAATAGATGGACAG ATAACATCTTCACACTGCGACAATGGTGCTCAAAAAACTTTCCTCAGGCAACAGAGCAACTCGAGCAACTTTACAATGAG GTCGGAATAACTGATGACTTTGACTATGTGGAGTTACCTCCACCTGTTCCAGTTTGCTCTAACCGTGAAACCGAGAGGAATGTTTGA